One genomic segment of Hordeum vulgare subsp. vulgare chromosome 2H, MorexV3_pseudomolecules_assembly, whole genome shotgun sequence includes these proteins:
- the LOC123426167 gene encoding small nuclear ribonucleoprotein-associated protein B'-like, which translates to MSNPKGSKMLQFVNYRMRVTIQDGRQLVGKFMAFDRHMNLVLGDCEEFRKLPPSKSSKTTGEREERRTLGLLLLRGEEVVSMTVEGPPPPDESRAKASAGGGALSGTGVGRAAGRGVATGPLLQAQPGLSGPVRGVGGPAPGMMQPQISRPPMPNLSAPPVAYPQVVRPPPMGMPSMRPGGPPPMQMQFQRPPGPPPAPYPGGPPQQFMRGPPPMGPPPGRPGMPGMPPPPGMRPMPPPQFGQPPRHGMPPPPPGPQQPGQNPQ; encoded by the coding sequence ATGTCGAACCCCAAGGGTTCGAAAATGCTCCAGTTCGTCAACTACCGGATGCGCGTGACCATCCAGGACGGCCGCCAACTCGTGGGGAAGTTCATGGCCTTCGATCGCCACATGAACCTCGTCCTCGGCGACTGCGAGGAGTTCCGCAAGCTCCCGCCCTCAAAATCTTCCAAGACCACAGGCGAGCGCGAGGAGCGGAGGACGCTCGGCCTGCTCCTTCTCCGTGGCGAGGAGGTCGTCTCCATGACCGTCGAGGGCCCGCCCCCGCCCGATGAGTCCCGGGCCAAGGCCTCCGCTGGCGGTGGCGCCCTTTCCGGCACTGGCGTTGGTCGCGCTGCCGGCCGTGGGGTGGCCACCGGCCCGCTGCTCCAGGCGCAGCCCGGTCTCTCTGGCCCTGTTCGGGGTGTAGGCGGTCCGGCTCCTGGCATGATGCAGCCGCAGATCTCGCGTCCCCCTATGCCGAACCTCTCAGCGCCGCCGGTCGCATACCCACAGGTCGTCCGCCCGCCCCCGATGGGTATGCCGTCCATGCGACCGGGTGGCCCGCCACCAATGCAGATGCAGTTTCAGCGCCCACCGGGTCCCCCGCCTGCGCCATACCCTGGGGGCCCGCCGCAGCAGTTCATGAGGGGACCGCCACCGATGGGGCCGCCACCAGGGAGGCCGGGGATGCCAGGCATGCCACCACCGCCAGGGATGAGGCCGATGCCACCACCGCAGTTTGGACAACCACCCAGGCATGGaatgccgccaccgccgcctggTCCACAGCAGCCTGGACAGAACCCCCAGTAG